GCGATCTTGACGCAGAACTGGCGAAGATGAAACTGAAGGACCTTCCATTTCCGAGTTGGTATCTTGATGAGTAGGTCCGCGATGTTCGCAGAAACCCAAGTAGGAAATAGTAGAAACCTGTTTAATTTTTTACTATCCACCACAAGTAAACTTGAGGCAAAATTTCCATGAGCAAAGCGTCTGAAAGGTTACGCCGCCGCCGTGAGGCTAAAAAGCAATTAATCGAGATTAACAAGAATCGCAATAACGTTCTCGTCATTCACTATTCGTGTGAAAGTTTCTATAATCGGCTCGACGGAACGTCTCCACGGATCACGTCAATTGCTGTCCGAAATTTAGCAACAGGTCAAACGAAGTCCTTTTCAATTCACCAAATTGCCGAGCGTGACAAAAAACTCTCAATTGAAAGCATTAACGTACATTACGATGAACTGGAGAAGAAGATGCTTAAAGAGTTTTACGATTACGCGGAAAAACATAAAAACGATACTTGGCTGCACTGGAACATGCGAAATATTAACTACGGTTTTGCAGCATTGGAGCATCGCTACAAAGTGATCGGTGGTAAACCCTTTGAAATTCATGAATCATGCCGATGCGATTTGTCCTTATTGTTGGATCAATTGTATGGGGACGATTACATCGAACATCCACATCTTGAAAGTTTGGTCGAAAAAAATTCTCTCACTCACCCAAATTTCCTCAAAGGGCCAGACGAAGCTAAAGCGTTTGAAAACAGTGAATACGTAAAACTACATCAATCAACTCTTCGAAAAGTTGACATTATCTCACATATTGCAGATCGGGCAGCTAGCAGCACACTAAAAACAGACGCAAAACTAACGGGAATCTATGGTAGTTATTTTGTGTTTGTTATAGAAAAGATAAAAGAAAATTGGTTTTTTGTCCTGCTCGGTATCATTGGATCAGTTTTAAGTATTACTTCGCGGTTTCGCGGCTGTTAGCAGTTACTCACGGTAGCACGCTAATTCCCACACTTCGGTTGAACGAATGTTTATAGCACACATACCAAATTTCCGTGTCCCATCAGCAGGCACAAAGTCTATAGTAAAGGCAGACACCGAAATGAATCTTGTTAAACAAGAAGAAGAGGCAAAAGAATTTCCCATAAGTCAGATTATTCACCAAATATCCGGTGCTCTCGTGGCAGCCTCTATTGGGGATCTTACTGGGATATCCGCAGCAGTTGCTCCGGTAATTACTCAGTGGGGTTTAGAAAGATTTATTACACCATTGATGAGTGAAAGGCAATCTGCAAGACTGTTTCAATGGGGAAAACAAGCGGCGGAAGGTATTGCTCAAAGATTGGCAAATGGTGAAAAATACCGTGAGGATGGGTTCTTTGAGAAAACTCCTACGGATCGATCCAAGATAGATGAAGTCGTGGAATCCACCTTGAAAAAAGTAATGGAAACAACAGAAGAACCCAAGATAAAATTTATGGCGAATTTAACTGAGAATGTCCATTTCGATTCAGATTTTGATATAGATACATATCACCGTCTTTTAAATTATCTTGAGGAACTCACTTATCGCCAACTCTGCCTAGTAAAATTATTTATGAATTCAGATCAAATTGATTTAGATAATTTCGGTAACCCAAATATTACCCCAATCTTATCTTCAATTCTCACAGATTGCTTTGAAGTTTGTAACAAAGGCTTCGTAAATTCGAGACATCCCCTTATGGAAAAGATTAGTGAATTGTATTTAGGCTCCTCTGGGAACTATGTGACTGATAGTGGCAGATCTCCCGAATATTCTGGATTTGCCAACCCCGCAGGCTTTTCCAATATGCTTAGTGAAAACATGGGCAAATTTGCCAACTTGGATCAAATTCCCGATGAACACGTAGACGCGATCCTAAAAGCACTGAAATCAGAACCAAGAGATATGCCATAATTAGTGGATTATCCAGTAGAAATGTTAAAATTGTCGAATTCAACGTTTCACAGTTCTGTAAAGTTCATATAATTTCGCTTTAGGAGGATGTCCGAGAAATTCTCTACGCCTATTATTATGACGGCTTGTGCTAATTAACTTTCTGTAGATTTAGATTTCACAGTGTTAACTCTTTGCCATTTGTAATTTGACAGTTTCGGTTCATATTCCCCTATTTTTAAACCAAGGTTTCTATATGAGAACAAAGAGGAAATGAAATCAAGGTCGAATTTACAACGAGACCCCAACGACTGTGAAATTTAACAAAACACATGGTCAATTAGCACAAGGCGTTATTATGGGCTCGGTTCTAAAGTCCATCCGTTTTTAGTAGCAAGTTCAGCAAGTGCGATTTGTAGTAGTTTAAATGCATTTCTCTGCTTGCTCTTTGAATCAAAGAATTCGGGCTTTACAACAATTATAGCATGAGCGGGATTTTCGTCCGTCGGATCAGGGATAACATCTACAGCATGATCAGCTATCACTTCATTCTGATGTCTTGTTTTTACAGCCCCTATCGCGCGGACATCACTCGCTTTAACGCTAACAATCCCATTCGTCTTAGATAATAGAGCCGAAGTAGGATCGCAACCTTTTAACTTCGCTCTATCTACAGACGGTTTTTTAGAACTATCCCAAAAGGCGTGGTACTCAATCCTAAGTTTTCCGTCCTGAATAGAATATTCGTTATCTTCCAATTTGCCTCGCACGTTTCGATAGAGTTTTTCATCATCTTGCACGGGCTCTCTGCTATTCATCAATTAACCATTTCCAAAGCGGTAGATAATGTTCAGGTTTTAGAAAATCTACGTCCATTTCTGTATCAATGTTCGTGCCCCAAACTCTGAAGTACTCCGCCTCATGTTCTCCGATTTGAAGGTGTAATTGCTGTTCGTTTTTGTACCATGCTGCGGTTACATTGCCATCTCCATCGCTGGAGATAGACGGAGTATCCCAGTGATACCCAGCAGAAATGACAGAATCTAACAATGTTCCCATAACCTCGTTCGCGTGAGCTAGGGTTAAATCGGTTGGTTTTTGTGAGCCGCGTCCATCCCAATTATCTTCCCGTTGTGATAGGATGTCAACTTGCTTTGATATTTCAAGTCTTTGCTTTTCGATTTGGGATTTTCGAAGTTGGGTGAAGTCTGTTATTGCAGTTCCGGGATCCGCGTGAAGGAGAACTACATCGGCTTCTGATAAGGAAGTCCTTTGAGAAGAAAACGCACGCAGTGAACGGATATCTTCTCTAATCCCCACCGGTCCGACAACAAGTTGAGATGACTTAGGTATCCAAATGCGGTCATTAACTCCCGCAGAACTTGGATTTTCTACTTGTCTTTGGAAGTCCGGCCAGTAGTAAGCTCCTATTTCTGAATGCGCGATAACTACATCGGCTTCTGATAAGAAAGTTCTTTGAGAAGAAAACGCACGCAGTGAACGGATATCTTCTCTAATCTCCGCCGGTCCGACAACAAGTTGAGATGATTTAGGTTCTGAAAATATAGTACTGGTTTCTGTCTGAACCGAATTTTCTATTTGTCTTTGGAGGTCTCGCCAGTAATAAGTTCCGATTTCTCGATATGAGAGGACTATGTCTACATCCGATAGTGGGTTCGTAGAAGTACAAAGCAAATATGAACCGCGAATGTATCCCTTAATCTCTGATGTTCCGCCAATAAACTGAGGTAATTCAGGTTCTGGAAAGATAGCATCGGCTTCCGGATGACTTGGGTTCACTATATGAGATCGAAAACCATCCAAGTAGTGATTTTCGGCAAATTCTGCCCCTTGTGCCGTTGGATCAACGGAGTGACGCCATTTGGATATTCCAAAGGATGTATTGATCCGTTTATGACTCAGATTTTCCCATGGCTCCCCGTAGGGTATCAGTGATGCTCCACTCGAAGATATTCCGCTCAAGTTCTTTGAATAAGTCGCACTTTGTGAAAACCTCATCTATTACTCCTACATTACGTTCATAAAAACAATCTATGTCAATTATATACGATCTCTCATTAGTGACCTGCCTGTGTCCAAACCCTCCCGACACCTGAGATAAGGTATGAGTCACAGTCGCTCTTATTTCATTGTCATCGAATTGAGACATCGTCTGCAGACTCAAAACATCGCCTGCCATAGGGGTCGCCAATACCGGAAAAATATGTTCAGGGATAAAAGACTCAATATCCACTTGTTGTAAATGGGAAAGAAAGGTTTTATTTGCCATATTTCGGTACATGAGACCAATACGAGTAAAGTAGGAAGGTCTGTAGATTTTATGGAATATTCGCAAAACCTTTTCTAATTTTTCTTTAAATTCGCTATAACTGTTGTAATTTCGATGACAACCTAACGACATAAAATCCTGAGCTAAAGTAACTTCCCAGTCTCTTTGTTCAGTCAGGAAATGGAATAGCCTACCTACATCTAATGCTTGATTAGGTATTATACCAGGCAGAATGGGTGGCACACTATGGTTAATTTCCGTGTATCCTTCTGTTCTCATCGCATCCTGAAAAGCAATAGGGGGCTCGTGCTGGATTCTCATGATTTCGGGGAAGCGAGCCTGAAAAACGACGTGAAATAGGATATTATGTTTATATTGAACAGGTTCATAGTTCTGAAAGTGCATATTGCATACAACCTCCATAGACTTAGGAAGTATTTTAATATATTATAGAAAAAAAATCAAGGAATTCCTATACGTGTTTTGCCTCCGGCGTGAAGATTTTGTTGAGATAGCCATCCGTTGGCATATTAGGATAGAGTCTATAACAAAGGCAGTTTCCAGAAGGCTATAGACAATGGCTTTAGGGAAGATGCAAGGTTAGAAACCTCGCTAACGGAAAGGGGATAATACGCAGAAGACTGACCGCTGACAGCCGAGTGCTGATAGCCATTAAGAAACCGCACCTACCGTTGTTGGGGAAAGGTGTCATTGGACCATAATCAGTACCGGCTCGATGCCGAGGGTCTCTTGAATGCGTTGCTGCAACGCCATTGACTCAGCCCGCGTGCTGAATTCACCGATCATTACGCGGTGCACAGTTTTTCCATCAACAGTCGCGACACGGAGAGCGATTTCCTCATCTGGATTCTGCAATTGTAATTTTTCTCGTAGGGCTTCGGCATTGTAAAGTTCGACAAATGAACCCACCATGAGTGTCATCTTACTGGATACTGACGCGCTTTTTGGCTGACGACTCATCCCGAACTGTAACTGTGTCTGTTCCGTGCTTCGATTGCCGGCAATGTCTTGTACGTGTAACTTACACGTGTAAATAGCATTTGGATCCACCTGAATCTCACTTAAAATGACCTCGGAAGGTGGTGCCCCCTCTCCCTCCATGTGCTCGAGACGTGTGTTTCTTGCATCAAAAAGCTCAAGCTTCCAATGGTCAAGCGGATTGATGTCCCACGCCTTCACACCAATTATTGTGGGTGTTTTCGCGAAAAGTTCCAAGGTTGTTGGAATGAGGTCTACCGCCACTGTTTCAGTATCTACAAAGTGGCGCGCCCCTTGTGCGTCAAGAACATGGAGCCGAGCTTCGTAATTTCCGTCAGGCACCAAGTTCCCAGTATCCGTAGTGCCATCCCAAACGATCCCTCCTTCCAGTACACCTGTCCCAGATTTTTCCCAAATACTTTCGGTGTATTCATCAAGGATGTTCAACTGCCACTGGAGGGGTGCTGCGCCATTTTCTCCGAGGCGTAAGCGAAATGTGGTGCTATCCGAAACCCCATCGCCGTTCGGGGAAATCGCGGGTTCAGAGGGATTCAATTCTCCGTCAATGGTTTCCGGGTCTATCTCAAGCGTTGCTGGCATTAAGATCGTGGGGGCTTTGTGGGTATCAGATACCTCAGTGCGGGTTGTTGCCACCGATACGGGTGTCATGTCGCCTTCACCCCAGCGTAAGGTCGCGGAGATCCAATGCACGCCCTGCTCCAATTCACTACCACTCACATAGGCATAATCGAGTTGTCCGGAGGAATTTCGGAAACTCAGTCCGCGCGCCAACTCACCGCTCCAGAACCTTTCAGAAGCGGTTAAAGCGGTATAACCCAAGCGCAGCCCGATATGTCCATCAACAAACCAGTGCTCTGCACCGAAGTGCAATCGGAGGCGTTCCCCCCAGTCTACGTCGTTCTGACCTCGGACGGCGAGGTCTGCGGAAAAGAGCGTGTTCCCGGCGACCTCATAAGTTGTCCCGAAGCGTGCGGCTAAGGGTGCGCCCTCAAGAAGTACGCCGTTTTCACGAATGCCTCTGCTTAATTCGGAGAAGTTCACGCCTAACTTTACCGAGTCCCCCCATTTTTGCAATGGATAGGCGAATTGCATCCCTAAGTCCACACTCCATAGAAAATTGGTTCTGATGGGTGTGTTGTTCTGATAGTAGCGTAGATTCGCACCCGCCGAAGCGCGCTGTCCGAGCGCAAGCCCGTATCCTAAAAGGACAATTTGCGTAGATTCGATGGTGTCGTTTTTCCAGCCATCCAACCACGTTGCGAAAGAGACATTTCCTACATTTCTGTTTGTCATACCGAATGTCTGTGGATTCGCGGCGACTGAAAACGCCTGATCGCGGCTTGAGAAATTCCCCGGAAACGGCATCCCCCCCATATTGACTTCCACACCCTCCATAAATCCCAATGAAGACGGGTTCCATAGAAAACCGTTGGTCGCGGAGGGACCGGCGGTGAACGCACTGCCCATACCAACGGCGCGGGCACTCGCACCCACAAAAATATCCCGTTGGCTTATGCTGGAAGTCCCCGCGGAAACGGATACGGCTGCTAACATCATGCCAACGATACCGATTTTTTGTACGACTCGTAGCAGGCGTCGGATACTCCCTCGAAGAAAATTGAACTGCATTTTTTAATTTATTGCCTCCTGGACTGCTCTCCACTTCGTTACGAGCAGGTTTTCGGTGAGTCTTGATGCTTCTTAGAACCTGGTCAGGCTCACATAACGCGCTGTAACTTCGTTAGTGATATACGCATCTACACCGTTTAACGTTGAATCTATGAAAATGGGTACAGGTGGAGTGGTTTGGCTTTCTGTAGGCAAAGGGATCCGACGCATCTAAAGAAAGAGTGAGACTTAAAAGTTCGAGAATAAATGTAGGTTGGGTTGAGCGGTAAGAGGCAGCGATACATTTCGGTTATACGAAGATTTCTGCTTTCCAATGTCTCATTGATGTAGATGGACTATAGCGAAACCCAACAATCTAAACGCTGTCGGTGCGAGCAGATGTTGGGTTTCACTCATGTTTTGGTGCCTTTAGATTTCTTAATGGATCCTGAAAGCCATTCTCTGCATGTAATTTTTAGAAGCTTCCCATTCAACCCAACCTACGTGCTGGATTAGCGGTTAGTCCGTTGGTTGGGTAGCATATTTGAGAATCCCATCTGCGTCTGTGAACCGCAGATAGAGACCCCACGACCAGCCGAGATCGATCTTTTGGCACAGAACCGTGTTCCATCCCGTTTTTAGTTGACATGGCACCGCATCCGCATCCGCCGTCGCTCCAGCGTCGATACTTTTCCGGTGAATCTCAGTTCCGTTTAACCAAACGGCGACTTCGTCATCGCTGCCAATCAACATCACAGAATCGGTCACTTCCGGTGCGTGGACGTACACCAACATGTATCCGACAGTCATTGGGGTAGGACTGAGGTTTGTGCGTAAATCGAGATACCCGTCCGCCCTTGCATTCACTTCCTGCCAGTGGACCGGCTTGCCCTCAATGCCTGTGTAAGTTTTCTCCACGTCCAATCGACTGATAGACTGTAGCAGTTGGTCAATTGTACCAACATCCGTCTTGGGAAACGGTCCTAAAACCGCATAGCGTTTCACATAAGGCGAGGCATGTAATACTTGATAGGAATCGACACCAATTTTATAGCCTGTAGCTTCGGATGCCTTTCCAACAATATTGAGTACAATCCGATTTTCACCGGCATTCAAAGGGGCGGTTCCAAATGAAACCAACGTCCCAGCTATCGGTTCAGAAGAATAGCAATCGTAAGGAGCACCAACCCTTGCATCATTTACAGCTAATTGGACGTGCGCATATCCTGGTCCACGCATCAAAATGGAACGAATTTCATAAACATCTCTATAAGGCACTTCAATTGGAAGGGTCAGGGACCCTGTTTTCTCTACAGTTTCCGATGTGAGGGTAACGTGGTTGCCACCAATATCAATGCTGTCCGCTCGGTAACTTTCTACCTGAACCGTTGCGTCATGTGCTGTTGTCTTCGGTAATAGGTCGATTGCCGACTCGGTGCCCTTGGGTGGTAAGTTCCACTGCTTCTCATACCAAAATTGTGGGAGATAGAAGATGTCTCGCGCCTCGTTTGTCAAGACGAGATCGTAACCATCAAAACAGACGGCTTCCCCATAAAAATAGTGAGGTAAGGTCCACGATGTCCCCTGAATCATTTGTGCTAAATTACCCGCCGTGCCGTGATATACCCAAAGTGCGTCGTACGTACAGACAGCAAGACGGGTTCCGTCCTCGGACACTCCGGCACCCGTCACGAACTTTGCTCCGATGAATTCGCCAACCTTTTCTAATACCTGCTTCTTATTCGGTTCCAGCGTCGGAAATCGGTAAAGCACGGCGCGTTCGCGTTCCTTAGAGACAATATAGGGGATACCCTCCACAATAAAGAGCCCTTCTGCATCTACATTCTCATTGGGATACCGATACGGATAACTTGCGATGACCTCCGCTTCCGTCTCAACGAACGGATCCGGTTCTGCGACGACAACGACCTTTAGATCGAATCGCAACCTGCTGTTATTCCCGATCTCACCGATCCAGAGTTGATTTTTGTCGTCAATCCCGAGGGCTTCCCAATCGAAGTTCCTGGAACCGTTTATTGCGATCTTTTGGATTAATTCGCCATTGAGCTTTGTGGCGTAAAGTGCTGCGGGGTTGCCAGAGTCGTTAAGGGTCCAATAGACGCCTTCAAACTGTCGACTTGCGACGATACCGGAACTCTCTTGGATGTCGGGGTGTGTGTATTGTCCTGTAGGTTGCCACGGGGGTGTGTCAATGGTGTCTTGGGGTGCCGCTACAGCGGTGCAAAATCCGATGCCAATTGTGAAAATCAGTAGAAGGGATGGTAATTTCATCGAGTTTTCTCCTTTGATATATATTTTACAGCCTCTGTGGTGAGAAATCAAGTGGGTTTTCACTGTATCTAAGACCATTTATGGTATGAGATACTTTGCTACTGAAACCATAGGTTGGGTTGAACAAAACATGAAATATTAAATCCGCTTCATGCAGCAACCTTCAAATTTTTAACACGCTCAAACACGCCAAAATCTCAGCGAAATCCAACCTATATAACGCCCAAACACCCTTAAAACAGGGAATTGCAAATTCTATAGCGATGTGTCGAGATTAGGAGATCTCTCCTACGGAAACACTAAATGCCTTAGAATTTCAGAAAAAATATGGACAAACCCGATATTTTGTGGTATCATTAAGTATACATATTGCGAAAGATAGTTAATACTTCGGTTGTCTGCGAGACGACCGGAAGAAAAGTTTTCAAAAGGAGTATTTGTTTTGCATCGACAATCTGCGAAGAAACATGCACGTGCGGACAAAGCAAAGCGGAACCGCAATCGACACCGTAAAGCAACACTTCGGACAGTGATGAAACAGGCAGAAATCGCCCTTGCGGAAGGAAACGTCGAAACAGCACAGGAACTGTGCCGAACCACGACAAGCCTTTTAGATAGAGCTGCGAGTAAAGGTGTTATCAAAAAAGGGACAGCGAACCGTCAGAAGTCCCGACTCATTAGCAAATTGCATGCCCTCACCGCCGAAGCCGCGTAATTTTGGCTTTCTGTTAGACGAATTGCTGTCAAAGTAAAGGAGACTCGCGAGGCATCGGGACAGTGAACCCGAAACCTCGCGTTATTGCGAGATATGAACGCGCGCACAGTCGCCTTAGAATGTCTATTGACCCTCTCACACAGCAGCGCGTCAATAGCATCCGTTGTTGACAGTGCATTCGGACGGAGACCCGCAATTGACGGGCGTGAACGCCGATTGGCAAACGGGCTCGTCTATGGCGTTATTCGGTGGCAGAAGCAACTCGACTGGGTGCTCGATCAATTTATCAATCCCAGATTTCAGTTAGACGCGCGGCATCGTAATATCCTACGACTCGGCGCGTTCCAACTGTTACACCTCGATGGGATACCTGCACACGCAGCGATCTTTGAAACCGTCCAACTCGCTATTTCCCACCCACGCAAATCTTCAAGTGGAAGGAAGACTGCGGGGTTTATTAATGCGGTGCTTCGCTCTATTCAACGCGAAGGTGCCACCCTTGCCTATCCACCCCTCGACGCAAACCCGATTGAACACATTGCGTTCTCACTGTCCTATCCAACATGGTTAGTAAAGCAATGGCTTCAAACACGCGGCGTTTCATGGACGTTGGCGTTCTGCCGTGCAAGCAATCAAACCGCACCCCTCGCGCTCCGTGTAAATACCCTCCTAACACAACGGGAAGAAGTTTGCCAATCTTTGAAAACGAAAGGCTTACCGGCGTCCCTTTCCAAAATCGCACGCGACGGGATAACACTTGAAAACCGTACAACCTCCATCTTCAACGCCGCTGGCGATCTGACATTGAAGGACCTCCTCAACCGAAATGACATCTATGTCCAAGATGAGAGTGCTATGTTAGTCGCGCATCTACTCTCACCGGAGGACGCGGAACTCATTATAGACCTGTGTGCTGCACCGGGCGGCAAGACGACGCATTTGGCACATCTCATGCGGAACGCCGGAAAAATTATCGCCGTGGATGCCTCACCCGAAAAAATAGCGTTGTTGCAAAAGAACTGCCGACGCCTCGATGTACGCAACGTTGAGACCCGTGTAATGGATGGGACAAAAGCCGACTTGTCGTTTATCAACACGGCGGATGCCGTGCTTATCGATGCCCCGTGTTCCGGATTCGGAACGCTTCGGCGGCATCCTGATATCCGATGGAACAAAACAGCCAAACAGGTTCGCGCCCTCAGCGAGACACAATATAACCTACTGAAGAACGCAGCATCACATATCAAACCGGGGGGTATCCTCGTCTACAGTACGTGTAGCATAGAACCGATGGAAAACGAGGAAGTCATCCAGCGATTTTTGGCAGATTTTCCGATGTATACCATAGAAAACGCACGACGTTTCCTGCCCGATGTTTCATCGAGTGTAATAACACCACAAGGTTTCGTCCAAACATTTCCACATGAACACGGAGTTGACGGAGCATTCGCGGCACGTCTCCGAAAAAAAGTTTAGAAGTGTGCGAAAGTTAGGAAGTAAGGATTTTTCAACTTCGCAACTTCCTAACTGATACAGATAAATTAAAAAATGGGTTTTCTTTACAGCATCATTCACAACCGTAGCCCGTAATGAAATGGAGAGCGGATCTACGGAAAGGCACATCAATATCTAAAGCCGCCTTACCGAACCGCAAGGAAAATTAAAAAAATTAATTTCAGGTTGTACGCCATTACGGATAGACACCAGTGTGCCCCGACCCCATTGGTCGATGTTGTCTCGGAACTACTGGACGTCGGCGTAAACGCCATCCAGTTGCGCGAAAAGGATCTAAGCGATACTGCGTTAATTCAGTTAGCACAACCGATTGCGGCGTTGTGCCACGACTACGAGGCGAAACTTTTCATCAACACAAACACACGCGTTGCTCGCGACGTGGGTGCTGCAGGTGTTCATCTCCCAGCGAATGCAGAACCGGTAGGTTCGGTAAAGGAAACCGAGACAGACGATAATTTCTATATCGGATGTTCGGTGCACCATCTTGATGCCGCAAAAAAGAGGGAAGCAGAAGGTGCTGATTTTCTGACCTACAGTCCTATCTATCCGACAGCAAGCAAACCCGGATACGGTCCTGCTGTCGGCACGGCGAGCCTCGCTGCGGTGGTCGAAGGTGTTAAAGTGCCAGTCTTCGCGTTGGGAGGCATTACACCCGCACGAGTCCCTGAATGTTTAACCGCGGGAGCTTTCGGGGTCGCTGTGATGTCAGGTGTTATGGCACCTAAAGATGCTGGCATACAAGCAAAGCACTATCTTGACTTTTTAACGAGTGCTTCTGATTAGATTTCTGCGGACCAAAGTTCAAACCGACACCATTTCACCGTAAGGTAAAATAGAAATTAGCAGTCGGTCGTCGGGTAAGAGGTCTTCGTTATACCAAGCCCGTAGCCCGCAACATCGGCGCAGGCAGATATAAGGAATGCCCGTCAAAGTTCAAACGCACGCTGTTCTTCCGCAAGGTAAAATTAAAAAAATGAAACAGATTTTAACGATTGCAGGTTCAGATTCAGGCGGTGGGGCAGGCATACAGGCGGATATTAAAGCGATCTCAGCTAACGGTGGCTACGCTATGTCAGCGATTACTTCCGTTACAGCGCAGAACACGGTCGCTGTTACAGACGCCTTTGACCTACCTATTTCACTGATTGAAGCGCAGTTAGACGCGGTTTTCACGGATTTTGCGGTCGCCAGCGTCAAAACGGGGATGCTCTCCGCGTCAGCGATCGTCGAGGCGGTTGCGGGAAAATTGCGGGAATACACGCCGCCAGCCATTGTTGTCGACCCTGTGATGATCTCCAAAAGCAAATTTCCACTGTTAAAAGAGGAGGCAATTGATAGCCTCAAAACAGCGTTAATCCCGCTTGCGACAATCATCACGCCAAACATTTACGAGGCAGAACTTCTTGCACAACAGGACATCCGAAACACAGACGATGCAAAAAGTGCCGCGAAAACGATCGCGGGACTCGGGTGCCACGCCGTCCTCGTCAAAGGTGGACATCTTATCGGAAACAAGGCAATCGATGTGCTTTACTGTGAGGGTCAGTGGACATTTTTTGAAGCAGAACGGTTCAAAACAGAAAATACGCACGGGACCGGCTGCACCTACTCGGCGGCAATCGCGACACACCTCGCACACGGCAAAGATTTAAGGGATGCTATCAACACGGCAAAGGCGTATATCACGGGTGCTATCCAGCACGCTTTGGATATCGGACACGGACACGGTCCGACGAACCATTTTTTCAGATCGTAGGTACCCTGACTACAACAGCTGGCGTCCTTCGAACCCGGCTTCAATTTCATGCCAGTAGCGGATCCTCTTTTCACCCATCCGCCAACAGAGGTAGACCTCTTTGCCATTGCGGAGATGTGGAAAATCGACCAATCCTGGGTCGAGTCCTTTCAGATGACACCCGCGTGCCTCAATCCGTTCCAGAATTTCCTCAAAGTGTTCAGTTGCCTTGAGCAGTGCGGCTGTATGCTTACTGCCACCGTTGGACGACACTACCTCCAAGAGCGGGGTAATTTCTGCGTGGAGCGCTGCAAGTTGCGCTCTTATTGCTCTTAAGAGTGAAATTTCATCAGTTAATTCGGGGATACATTGATTTGCTTCTTCAAGCGTAAAATATCGCTTTTCCTTCATCTTTAAGTCTCCTCACGTTCGCAGTAAGAATATATATCAAATTTAAATTAGTACTTCTCCAAAATTTACACTAAATTACAAGCGATGTCAAGGAGAAGTGGTTGTCAGTTTTCGGTTAAAGACGTTTCCCTCCGAAAACTGATAACCGAT
The DNA window shown above is from Candidatus Poribacteria bacterium and carries:
- the rsmB gene encoding 16S rRNA (cytosine(967)-C(5))-methyltransferase RsmB, whose amino-acid sequence is MNARTVALECLLTLSHSSASIASVVDSAFGRRPAIDGRERRLANGLVYGVIRWQKQLDWVLDQFINPRFQLDARHRNILRLGAFQLLHLDGIPAHAAIFETVQLAISHPRKSSSGRKTAGFINAVLRSIQREGATLAYPPLDANPIEHIAFSLSYPTWLVKQWLQTRGVSWTLAFCRASNQTAPLALRVNTLLTQREEVCQSLKTKGLPASLSKIARDGITLENRTTSIFNAAGDLTLKDLLNRNDIYVQDESAMLVAHLLSPEDAELIIDLCAAPGGKTTHLAHLMRNAGKIIAVDASPEKIALLQKNCRRLDVRNVETRVMDGTKADLSFINTADAVLIDAPCSGFGTLRRHPDIRWNKTAKQVRALSETQYNLLKNAASHIKPGGILVYSTCSIEPMENEEVIQRFLADFPMYTIENARRFLPDVSSSVITPQGFVQTFPHEHGVDGAFAARLRKKV
- the thiE gene encoding thiamine phosphate synthase, with the translated sequence MYGKAHQYLKPPYRTARKIKKINFRLYAITDRHQCAPTPLVDVVSELLDVGVNAIQLREKDLSDTALIQLAQPIAALCHDYEAKLFINTNTRVARDVGAAGVHLPANAEPVGSVKETETDDNFYIGCSVHHLDAAKKREAEGADFLTYSPIYPTASKPGYGPAVGTASLAAVVEGVKVPVFALGGITPARVPECLTAGAFGVAVMSGVMAPKDAGIQAKHYLDFLTSASD
- a CDS encoding TIGR04255 family protein — translated: MEVVCNMHFQNYEPVQYKHNILFHVVFQARFPEIMRIQHEPPIAFQDAMRTEGYTEINHSVPPILPGIIPNQALDVGRLFHFLTEQRDWEVTLAQDFMSLGCHRNYNSYSEFKEKLEKVLRIFHKIYRPSYFTRIGLMYRNMANKTFLSHLQQVDIESFIPEHIFPVLATPMAGDVLSLQTMSQFDDNEIRATVTHTLSQVSGGFGHRQVTNERSYIIDIDCFYERNVGVIDEVFTKCDLFKELERNIFEWSITDTLRGAMGKSES
- the thiD gene encoding bifunctional hydroxymethylpyrimidine kinase/phosphomethylpyrimidine kinase; this translates as MKQILTIAGSDSGGGAGIQADIKAISANGGYAMSAITSVTAQNTVAVTDAFDLPISLIEAQLDAVFTDFAVASVKTGMLSASAIVEAVAGKLREYTPPAIVVDPVMISKSKFPLLKEEAIDSLKTALIPLATIITPNIYEAELLAQQDIRNTDDAKSAAKTIAGLGCHAVLVKGGHLIGNKAIDVLYCEGQWTFFEAERFKTENTHGTGCTYSAAIATHLAHGKDLRDAINTAKAYITGAIQHALDIGHGHGPTNHFFRS
- a CDS encoding DUF2203 family protein, giving the protein MKEKRYFTLEEANQCIPELTDEISLLRAIRAQLAALHAEITPLLEVVSSNGGSKHTAALLKATEHFEEILERIEARGCHLKGLDPGLVDFPHLRNGKEVYLCWRMGEKRIRYWHEIEAGFEGRQLL
- the rpsT gene encoding 30S ribosomal protein S20, which produces MLRLSARRPEEKFSKGVFVLHRQSAKKHARADKAKRNRNRHRKATLRTVMKQAEIALAEGNVETAQELCRTTTSLLDRAASKGVIKKGTANRQKSRLISKLHALTAEAA